The following nucleotide sequence is from Sphaeramia orbicularis chromosome 24, fSphaOr1.1, whole genome shotgun sequence.
ttccacgttcactatggagcctctgaacatccaaataggtcataaatctagtgaccatgaaaagatgacaaactacattttacactaattatttacatgtattgatagaattagtgaatcaacaggtattaaacagtttacatcagtagatgcttttggtttccagtggaggtttgggtctttatgagttaagccAAAATGGGGATCTCTGTTTGCTCTGTTCACGCGTTCCTCTCATTGAGGCAACATTGTATcaagttaataaaaccagtttatttcctctgtattctcttgtattatgtttttataattgttattttctttctaactgcacttttttctgttttaaaaaccctttaaaaaaatatttttaggtgtttttttttgggggggggggggtgctggaaTGGCATAATTATGTCAGTTAATTTCAATTGGAAAAACTGATTTGAAAACAAGGAAATTGCAAAATTTGTTAAGCTTGTACAACGAGGTTCTACTTGTACTACTAAACTCCATTTACCAATTTAACATATTCAATAAAACTAGATACGTAGTCATTTTTTAGCCACTATATGATGTATTCTTTAATTCAGctgtaataaaaatgtcaattGAGCAGTTTTGTTTactaatttctgtttttttttggtcaccATTGCTAgaactttttctgtttttaacactGTATTTATTGACTCAGTATAGAAATGTCATTTCTATAATACATGTAGTTTGTCAATGTTTTTCAATGTGTAAAAGCAGTGTTCTCAACAAACAGAAGACATACATTAGTTTGAAATTGATGGAGGCTTCTTATTGGTCAATAGGTCAAGGTGTGGTCATGGCTGAGGGTCTGGTACAGCAGGTGACCTGCTCCACTCTCACACAGTACGTACCGTCATCCAGGAGTCTACTTGTTAATATGACATATGTAATATGTATTTAGCATGGTGGTATCACTACAGTCCTGCCTCCTTATTGGCCACAGATCAGCTTGTCAAAGTGATCCGCTGAGCAGAggtcctgggtgtcaggaggaggGCGGGTCCAAAGTGGTGATTGAGTACTGTAAGGAGCTGCTGACCAGAGGAGGATATGAGTTCAGCTTTGAGGAGCTGAGAGCAGAACGATAcagacaacaacagcagcagcagctggatggtgagttcatgcactgtcaGAAACTGCAGCGTAGTGACCGAttccaaccaaccaactgaacatCTGACCACAGGACAGGACTACCTGAAACCAGCTGAGACTGCCTACAGGATGTATGTTTATTTCTGACTAGTTTCTGAATGTGTCCTGCAGAAAAACTGAGGCAGCTGACAGAGTTGAAAGAGCAGCTGAGTTTGGAGCTGCAGGAAAAGAAGAAATTACTACAGCTCAGGACCAGTCAACAGGTATGATAAcgagaataataaaaataacagctGGAGTaagtatcacaaaataaaattagcagtaaaagtactaatacaagtCAGACCCATTCAATTTTTCCTCCCACAGGTTGTTGACAATGGCCCCACCCCTCCATCAGCTGACTGCAGCAGAGCCTTGCCCACCACATCTTTCCAAATATATGAGTCCCTGTCAGCTGCCACACTACCAGCTGATCCGTCACATGACTCTCTTCAGATGCCGAAGGAGCTGCAAGATGATGTCTTCCTCAGACCTGATGAGAGAGGCCTCAGTCTGAAGATTCAGTGCTCAAGACCAGGTGGGTGTCGACCAGGTCTGGGGTTGGACTAGATAAACACAATTTATCCAGGGTGGTTCCCATTTCAAACTCTAATCTCATTTTTTTGTCTGTCAGGTGTTTCGTCTGAATCCTTTCAGGTTTGTTTTCCTTTAAACTTGTCCACTTAGAATGTGACGTTATCTTAGGTCTAAAACTACATCATGATGCTgctcattttcagtaaaataaatgaaaaagtagGTTCTCTAAAACCAGTGCTTGATATATATAATATAGACATGATAATTTCTCtcctttttattttaaatgtttgtatACATTTTTAACTAAACATGGAACACAATATAAACCACTGATGTATAAATTCCGTTGGCTGTTGTCTTAAATGTTTATTGTCTGATGGttttaaacagattaaaaccCCTGATGCTGCTTCTGAAGGTGAGTACAGTCTGGTTTCACTCAGTGTATGTGGAGATGGTGTGTTAGTCTGATCAGAACATGTGACCACAGGTGAGATGGAGCCCAGTCCCCCCGTCATCTCCCATAAACCAGTGTCCGCACACCAACACAACCTGAGTCCCATCCAGGAGATGAGCATGAACACCAGCTCTGTGAAGTCACTGGAAGCAGTGTCTGCTGGGAACTGTAGTCTTCTGGATGACAAGAAGGAGCAGGACCAGCTGGACCATGCTGCCTCACCTGGTACCGTATCACACCACCTCACCAGAGAGTAACAGCCTCCATTATTATCCATGACTGAAAATATTCATATCAGCACATATGGTCCTGAGTGACAGCCGAGAAACCAGATGGTTCATAAAAGATGAAATGAGCCAAAAATAACATTTGATGCGAAAGATGCAGTGTCCTTTCATGTCTTGTGTAACTCATTCACCTCAATGATTAAGCtgttggtcaaaaaaaaaaagtaactgtttaatagaaaattttaaaaaataaataaatctgtttgTTATGAACTGTGAAAGTCTCAGTCAGTTAAAGCCCACACATGTTTTTAGAATATCTAATGATTGTTGTACTGTTATGTGTCAGTTCCAGAGGGTGACACTGTGGATCCTTGTGACCCAGACCTCCGAGGGCGTCTGCTGACCCTcgctgatgtcacttcctgtccaGAGCTTCACTCAGAGCCCCACTGTCTTCCTCCTGTGGACGAGCAGGGCGTACTAGAGCTTGGTACGAGACTTGACTTCCGATTGACAGTATGAGCTCTCATCGTTTAATACAGTTAGAGTTAATAAGGTGAtgtgtccaccagggggcagcgtATACCGCATCTTCTGCAGGGTCTTGGATGAAGAGAGTTTCTCCGTCTACAAAGGACAGAAAGACGACAACTATGTGCTCATCAAGGTTATATTTACACTATTCTGCAGATAGTTTTACATTAAacactagagctgcagctatcaattatttttgttattgattAGTTTCTTCGAttcgattaaatgattatttgaattttTCTTGCCCTTTatttcagaaccagctgaaacaacaaccacaaaaagtataaaagtaaaaggttatataaaaaaaacatttatatagaaataacaacaacaatatccTGGTGTCATGCGTCATAATAAGAGTCTGTGTGAACCAAAATAGAGGAGCCAATGTTAAGCAGCAGTGTAATTAAGGAAAAttgtgatctaataattttttaaattgatttgtgGTCATCAGTTGTTTCAGTTCTGTTAAACACATTAAAGGATCAGTCTCTGATTTCGTCTGTTATTAATAATTGGTTTCGAATGGAAGTACTCATCTTAAGTCAACGCTTTATGTATTTTGACACTTCATGAAACAAAAATAGGATTGGCAGACACACAAGTGTAGTCTCCCTGGTAACAGGTAGGCACGTTCTCCATAGTGATGGGTGTGGTCTCCTTTCTCCTCCAGGTGGACAGCCACCCTCTGCCATGGGATTTCCACATGTTTCGCCGTCTGAAGAAAAACGCTGCTGATGGTCTTCCTTGGATCAGCTGTTTCCTGTATCTAGACGGCTGCATTACCGTGTACACCACACCGGGTCACAAATTCACAGTGAGTAGCTCCCACTGCGTTCTGTGCATCTGACCCCACTTACAGTATCCTCACATGTACCTTGAaacctgtatgtgtttgtgtcagGATCTTATGGAG
It contains:
- the bub1ba gene encoding uncharacterized protein bub1ba, with amino-acid sequence MAEGLVQQVTCSTLTQSACQSDPLSRGPGCQEEGGSKVVIEYCKELLTRGGYEFSFEELRAERYRQQQQQQLDEKLRQLTELKEQLSLELQEKKKLLQLRTSQQVVDNGPTPPSADCSRALPTTSFQIYESLSAATLPADPSHDSLQMPKELQDDVFLRPDERGLSLKIQCSRPGVSSESFQIKTPDAASEGEMEPSPPVISHKPVSAHQHNLSPIQEMSMNTSSVKSLEAVSAGNCSLLDDKKEQDQLDHAASPVPEGDTVDPCDPDLRGRLLTLADVTSCPELHSEPHCLPPVDEQGVLELGGSVYRIFCRVLDEESFSVYKGQKDDNYVLIKVDSHPLPWDFHMFRRLKKNAADGLPWISCFLYLDGCITVYTTPGHKFTDLMEPFSVEMVVGRKAAALVRLVLQMHTCRLVHASLQPHILTRCNSFQSSDWLLPMDWSSSVDLVLQQDITKVQQLSSAQTYISLGLLDPAAPPEQVDLVGVADTVHVLLTNSRMMPVKDADGWTAEKFSGEESWHEACYMFQQTWQRFFRLLLNAGERSSQSVLSELTELLSSFLH